In a genomic window of Zingiber officinale cultivar Zhangliang chromosome 9B, Zo_v1.1, whole genome shotgun sequence:
- the LOC122022474 gene encoding glutamate receptor 2.9-like — protein sequence MRSILSLPFLLPLFGLLPTSTAAAHENLQVGVILDRSTWIGNVSWTCIAMAANDFYTEYPNYSTRLSLHWRDTSDEGAIPAASAALDLLQNAGVEAVIGPQASTQAKFVAELGGRARVPVLSFSASLPRVRSSPYFFHTAWDGFSQARAVASLVNAFGWREAVTVLEDSDYGAAFAPFLTDALQEVDVPVSCRSMIAPRATGKQIASELDKLRANRTRVFIVHMYSYSLAFGFFNLTKSLGMMKNGYVWIVTYSLTDMVDLMGSSALDLMQGVIGLTPSVRENERLHRLNRRWKEDRQFKFNVTMFGLWAYDTVWALAIAAEDARGALNSSFMASGSTNSTDLGRVGASLVGPELRDLLLSSSFAGVGGRFRLDGQVLESGSYEIVNVVDGGKRRIGLWSPTKGISLSNVNVTDGDGVEWPGGGRRKPKGWEWPIEMVVGIPVKPGFEQFVEINESSGRKGYCIELFEAAMKELSVNFSYKRFSNEQGDSNGTYDDMVYQLSHQRLDAVVGDLTIRENRTHYFDFTQPFTESGLAMVVPTRDARRKGAWTFLKPLSLSLWLASAAFFIFTGATIWLLEHRHNDDFHGVGVGPVLYFSFSTLVFAHRERLATNSGRLVAVFWFFVVLILQANYTARLTSMLTVEQLTPTVEDVAQLLKDGSAVGYQKDSFVQGLLQSLKFNESKIVPYESAEEYHQALINGSVAAIVDEVPYLKVFMARYCHKNFKMVGPIYKSSGFGFAFPKGSPFVGEVSRAILKVMQNNTLMDKLEKNLYPTVCADNDTDTESSRLTFRIFSGLFLITGTTSLSALILHYSIFFLRQQRPSLLNYDQSPLRRVAMLVQLFGQRGSSLQASEDPKPGEGSTRSAVVLALPYAGAEENG from the exons ATGAGGAGCATCCTCAGTCTCCCTTTCCTTCTTCCGCTTTTCGGCTTGTTGCCGACCTCAACTGCAGCGGCTCATGAGAACTTGCAGGTGGGTGTCATCTTGGACAGGTCCACATGGATTGGCAACGTAAGCTGGACCTGCATCGCCATGGCCGCCAACGACTTCTACACAGAGTATCCAAACTACTCCACCAGGTTGTCTCTTCACTGGAGGGACACAAGTGATGAAGGCGCCATCCCTGCAGCATCAGCAG CACTCGATCTGCTTCAGAACGCCGGAGTAGAGGCCGTGATCGGTCCACAAGCATCAACCCAGGCCAAGTTCGTGGCGGAGCTCGGCGGCAGAGCTCGGGTCCCGGTCCTCTCGTTCTCGGCGTCGCTGCCACGAGTTCGAAGCTCTCCATACTTCTTCCACACGGCGTGGGACGGGTTCTCGCAAGCTAGAGCCGTTGCCTCCCTAGTCAACGCTTTCGGCTGGCGAGAAGCAGTCACTGTCCTCGAGGACTCAGACTACGGTGCCGCGTTCGCACCTTTCCTCACCGATGCTCTGCAAGAAGTCGACGTCCCTGTCAGCTGCCGGAGCATGATCGCTCCTCGAGCCACCGGCAAGCAAATTGCGTCCGAACTCGACAAGCTCAGAGCAAACAGAACCAGAGTTTTTATTGTACACATGTACTCTTATTCTCTGGCCTTTGGTTTCTTCAATCTCACGAAATCTCTAGGCATGATGAAAAATGGCTACGTGTGGATCGTAACCTACAGTTTAACCGATATGGTCGATCTCATGGGCTCTTCGGCCTTGGATTTGATGCAAGGAGTGATTGGGTTGACCCCCTCGGTGAGAGAAAACGAGAGACTACATCGATTGAATCGGAGATGGAAGGAAGATCGTCAGTTTAAGTTCAACGTTACAATGTTCGGTTTGTGGGCGTACGACACAGTTTGGGCTTTAGCCATTGCGGCAGAGGACGCCCGAGGAGCTCTGAATTCTTCGTTCATGGCGTCCGGTTCCACCAATTCCACCGACTTAGGAAGAGTTGGAGCGTCCCTGGTAGGCCCGGAGCTGAGAGATTTGTTACTGAGCAGTAGCTTCGCCGGCGTGGGTGGCAGATTCCGGCTGGACGGGCAAGTGTTGGAATCGGGAAGTTATGAGATTGTTAATGTGGTGGATGGTGGGAAGAGAAGGATTGGGCTATGGTCGCCCACTAAGGGCATTTCCTTAAGTAATGTGAATGTAACCGACGGTGATGGCGTCGAATGGCCCGGCGGCGGCCGGAGAAAGCCGAAGGGATGGGAGTGGCCGATCGAAATGGTGGTGGGAATTCCGGTGAAGCCTGGCTTCGAACAATTTGTAGAAATTAATGAAAGCTCTGGGCGAAAGGGCTACTGCATTGAGCTATTTGAAGCGGCGATGAAAGAGCTCTCTGTGAACTTCAGTTACAAGAGGTTTAGCAATGAGCAAGGGGACAGCAATGGAACTTACGATGATATGGTTTACCAGCTCTCTCATCAG AGATTGGATGCGGTTGTCGGCGACCTGACGATACGAGAGAACCGGACGCATTACTTTGACTTCACGCAGCCGTTCACGGAGTCCGGCCTGGCGATGGTGGTGCCGACCCGCGACGCCCGCCGCAAAGGCGCGTGGACCTTCTTGAAGCCGCTCTCCCTCAGCCTCTGGCTCGCCAGCGCcgccttcttcatcttcacagGCGCCACCATCTGGCTCCTGGAGCACCGCCACAACGACGACTTCCACGGAGTCGGCGTCGGCCCCGTGCTCTACTTCTCCTTCTCCACCCTCGTGTTCGCGCACCGGGAGCGGCTCGCCACCAACTCCGGCCGCCTCGTCGCCGTCTTCTGGTTCTTCGTCGTGCTCATTCTGCAGGCCAACTACACCGCGAGGCTGACCTCCATGCTCACGGTGGAGCAGCTGACGCCGACAGTTGAAGACGTCGCCCAGCTGTTGAAGGACGGCAGCGCAGTGGGGTACCAAAAGGACTCCTTCGTCCAGGGGCTGCTGCAGAGTTTAAAATTCAACGAATCGAAGATCGTTCCCTACGAGTCGGCGGAGGAGTACCACCAGGCGCTGATCAACGGGAGCGTGGCGGCCATTGTCGACGAGGTGCCTTACCTCAAGGTCTTCATGGCCAGATACTGCCACAAAAACTTCAAAATGGTCGGGCCGATTTACAAGAGCAGTGGATTTGGATTT GCGTTTCCAAAAGGCTCACCGTTCGTCGGCGAGGTGTCAAGGGCTATTCTGAAGGTGATGCAGAACAACACCCTGATGGACAAGCTGGAGAAGAACTTGTACCCCACGGTTTGCGCCGACAACGATACTGACACAGAATCAAGCAGGCTCACGTTCCGCATCTTCTCGGGGTTGTTCCTCATCACCGGAACCACTTCTCTCTCAGCCTTGATTCTGCATTATTCAATCTTCTTCCTCCGGCAGCAGAGGCCTTCTCTGCTAAATTACGATCAGTCTCCGCTCCGGCGGGTTGCCATGCTAGTGCAGCTCTTCGGGCAAAGAGGCTCTTCTCTGCAAGCATCAGAGGATCCCAAACCAGGAGAAGGATCCACCAGGTCGGCCGTTGTGCTGGCTTTGCCGTACGCCGGCGCTGAAGAAAACGGATAG